From Dreissena polymorpha isolate Duluth1 chromosome 15, UMN_Dpol_1.0, whole genome shotgun sequence, a single genomic window includes:
- the LOC127860612 gene encoding protein gustavus-like → MLIVAMAILVMLCAETVQPGDPMPPWVMTIQPDPALDAGIQGISDGLTVVDHNTVFRHRKGHFEADGAQWGCALSKGKHVFEITWPIRFRDACASVGVGTKEAPLFVKPRDSLVGCNRHSWGLDISKCKALHKGEILCTYPRGKSVPIKFFMFVDCDSGSIAFGTDRVYWGSSISFPKTALPVYPMMGLIAQGAQVSMIYRGTGGRLAPNAAAVNPLLVEMLPQPLKH, encoded by the exons GTGACCCGATGCCACCCTGGGTCATGACGATCCAGCCGGACCCCGCTCTAGACGCCGGAATACAGGGTATTTCGGATGGCCTGACTGTCGTTGACCATAACACTGTGTTCAGGCATCGTAAAGGACACTTTGAGGCGGACGGGGCCCAGTGGGGTTGTG CCCTCTCCAAAGGGAAGCACGTATTCGAGATCACGTGGCCGATTCGGTTTCGGGATGCGTGCGCAAGCGTTGGCGTGGGCACGAAAGAGGCTCCACTTTTCGTGAAACCGCGCGACTCGCTGGTGGGGTGTAACCGACACTCGTGGGGACTGGACATCTCCAAGTGTAAGGCTCTCCACAAGGGAGAGATCCTCTGCACCTACCCGAGAGGAAAATCTGTGCCTATCAA GTTCTTCATGTTCGTGGACTGTGACAGCGGCTCCATCGCCTTCGGTACGGACAGGGTTTACTGGGGTTCCAGCATCAGCTTCCCGAAAACAGCACTTCCGGTGTACCCCATGATGGGCCTAATCGCTCAGGGGGCGCAGGTCAGCATGATCTACAGAGGAACCG GCGGGAGACTAGCCCCTAATGCTGCTGCAGTCAACCCACTGTTGGTAGAAATGCTG CCACAGCCTCTGAAGCATTAG